CCTTCCATTACTGCCACGCAGCTGTTTGTGGTACCGAGGTCAATTCCTATTATCTTTCCCATATATGCTGAATTTAATGTTCTCTTATGGTTATCAATGATTATGCCGTGCCCAGACGGGGTGCAAAAATGTCAGTTCCATGGCAGAAGCTGTCATTAGCAGGTTGATTCTTAGCCGTATTTAGGCAGGTTTGTCGTTTAAGAAGAAGGCAGACGGCAGTGGGCAAAGGGCAAAGGCTCCGTCGCGGCCAACATAATCCTGGGATTTCACCTCATTTTCCTGGGATTGTAGTATATAATCCCAGGATTTCACTATGTTTTCCTGGGATAGCAGTATATAATCCCAGGATTTTGGTTCGTTTTCCCAGGATTATAATGCAGAATCCCAGGATATGACCTTGTTTTCCCAGGATTTTGATATCATATCCTGGGATTTCGATACGTAATCCCAGGATTTCTATCCATTTTTCCTGCTCCTTTATCAACTCCATCAACTTTATCAACCCTGTCAACTACATTCCCTTGTTAACCTGTTAACCCGGCAACCAGTATTTTTACCACCTCATCACGTATAACTTCCTTTTGTTATTAGTTAATACTAATATATCTTCATGCCTTACTCCTCTACACCTGCCGGTTATACCGGTAATCTTCAATTTAACAGACTAAACCGTAAGTAAAAACTCTTGGTTTCGAAATCCGGCATTCCCTTTGGTTATAAAGGAATTGTCAATACAATGTCCCTTAAAAACAACTCCTTATGGTTTTTCAGTTCTGGGCCCTATTTGCCATTCTAACAGCCTGTGTTGTCGTTTGCGACCGTAAATTCAATATGTTGCGCGACCTTAGCAAGGCCAGTCCCCGCCCCTACAGCTGGTCGCGGGTACAACTGGCCTGGTGGTCAGTGATCATTCTTACGGCGTTCACCTCTATTATTATTCAAACCGGTCATGCCCCCAACCTGCATCATTCAACCCTGGTGTTACTCGGTATCAGTGCCGGTACCACGGCCGTGGCGCGGGTCATCGATCTGGGCGATCAGCAGAATGCGTTGATCTTCCGGCATCAGGACATCAAGACCACCAATTTTTTCTTAGATATTTTGTCCGATCAAAACGGGGTAAGCATTCAACGGTTCCAGGCTGTCCTGTTCAATATGATCTTCGGGATCTGGTTTATTTCATCTACCCTGGGTAACCTGGGAGATCCCGGCTTTTGCGTGGCCGATTTTGTCAAAGGTGACCCCAACCTGGCCAATTGCCTGCTGCATTCGACCGACTTTTTAATTCCAATTGTCAGTGACAATAATCTGATCCTGCTGGGATTGAGTTCGGCTACTTATGCGGCCTTGAAGATCACAGAAAACAAAGGAACTGCTTCGGAAGCCCTGAATGAAAAAGTGGTGGATGAAGCCTTGAACACACCTGCACAGGGTTAAAACGTTTATATGAACATTACATCTGTAGCCAGTCCCAACTTTACACAGGGACGACGGACTTACCGGCCTGAAGCCATTGTTATTCATATTATGGATGGTACCCTGAAGGGTACCGACGGCTGGTTCATCAGCCCGCTGTCGCAGGTATCGAGCCACTATGGAGTTGGAAAAAATGGCGAAGTACATCAATATGTGGAGGAAACCGATACCGCCTGGCATGCCGGCCGTATTCACGACCCTACCTGGCCCCTGATTAAAAAAACAACGGATGGCATGTTCATCAATCCCAACTACTATACCATTGGGGTTGAACACGAAGGCAATGAAAGCAGTGAATGGACGGATGCCATGTACGCTACCAGTGCTGAATTAATAAGAGGGCTTTGCCAGCGTTGGAGCATACCCGCTGACCGCCTGCATATTATAGGACATCATGAAATTTATTCTTTAAAGAACTGTCCGGGGTTGAAGGTGGATATGGACAAACTGATCGCCCTCGTCAAT
The Niastella koreensis GR20-10 genome window above contains:
- a CDS encoding N-acetylmuramoyl-L-alanine amidase, with the translated sequence MNITSVASPNFTQGRRTYRPEAIVIHIMDGTLKGTDGWFISPLSQVSSHYGVGKNGEVHQYVEETDTAWHAGRIHDPTWPLIKKTTDGMFINPNYYTIGVEHEGNESSEWTDAMYATSAELIRGLCQRWSIPADRLHIIGHHEIYSLKNCPGLKVDMDKLIALVNGSTQVVNGQISKTEKFGKVTTLTRLNLRAGPGKVYKITNMVNAGIQLAYDGFTMQGETVNGNGKWYYTEEGNWFWSGGVK